TATTCATATTCGTTGTTATATTAGTTTTTTCTTGGTGTTTATCGTATCTATTCGCTGTTTGAACGACTGTTTAATTCAACACCGAGATTTTTCTTTTATCTGTTTAAACTGCTATAGCAGTTAATAACTTCATTCCGTTATTTCTAACTACATATTCGCTTGATATTTTAGAAACTTGATAATGAATTTTATTCTTGCTAACACCTAACTCATCCGCAAGCTCTTTGATTGTTTTTAAATTCTCACTCATGGCTTGCTCCTTTACTCGAACATTTGCACGTTCTGGTTGTTCAAGGTCTTGTAATTTTACAGTTGGCAAGTATTGTTCAATCGCTTTTTCAAATACTTCGCCATATTTCCTTTTGAATACGGTGCTTGCTTCTCACGTACATACGACAAATGCGTTTTCACGCCCTCAAGTCCTCGTAAGGCTTTCAGTTCATCATAGCGTGGATAGACGTTCTTTTGTAAGCCTGACATGAGTGCAAGGTCGGTCATTTCATACGACTTAACAGCATGGAATCTAGCAAAAGAAGCGTGTGTAGTTGCTTTGCATAGCTTCCGCATACAAAGCTTGTTCGGTTTGTTCTTTTTTTGCCTGCTCTTCTTGTACAATGATCATCTAACTTGTAACTGGTATCGTCTGCTTGCCATTTTTTTCGTGATATGAAAGACAATCGAATCAATCGAACGTCTTTTTTGATTTTGTCATAGGCTACATTCAAATGGTGTATTGATTAATTTCTTTAAGAGGTGCATTTAATATCCATTTTGTAAAATCTGTCATATTTTTATTCATCGACTGTATTTGTCATAGCTCGTAATTTTGCATCGAAATAGACGGATGGCGTAGGCTTCGACTTGCTCCTCTCTGCGCCCTTAGAACTATAATGCTCGTATTGGTTATAGTGCATGGATAACCACTTATACAACACAATGTGTACTTGCTGTTTAACTCCATAATGTCACTAATAGCATATTGGGTAAAATTTTGCTTCAAGTCAATCAAATAAGGCATAATCGCTTGGTCAAAGCGGATCGTGACTTCATCATCATAATCATTCCACTTGATATAAGGGATTGGCACAATACTTTCAAATTCAAATCCTTTTCAGTCTGCTCTCGCACTTCAAAATAAGCTTGTTTCTGCATTTTTTCAATGGCTTGTTTAAAGCGACTATGCTTGTCGTTGTCGACACATCAAAGAAAGCAAACATTCTTTTTTGGATAAGTAAATCGTATGGTCTTTCGGTGGATTGTCCGTATCAATGCACGATACCGCCAATTCAAAAATCTTTAGAGGGTCTTATCCATTTTTGCTACGCTCGTAATCAAGTCATTGTGTTCCACGACTTTTCGTTTTGTCAGTTCATCTGTACATCACCTGCTTTTTTACATGATTCGTTTCTGGTATACTGGCATAGAAAAATACGCTCTTTGCGTGTTTTGGTTAGGCATAGAGAAAGACATTTTACAGTGGTATTTTCTCTATGCTCTTATTATAGCACTATATAGAGAAAAATAAATGCAATTCTCTCTGTTACACAGTTTTTCTCTCTGTATACACAGTTTTTTCTCTCTGTATACACAGTTTTTTCTCTCTGTATGTTTTTCTCTGTTTAATCTCGCAAACCTTGCTAAAACTGCC
This genomic interval from Enterococcus saigonensis contains the following:
- a CDS encoding replication initiation protein: MPYLIDLKQNFTQYAISDIMELNSKYTLCCISGYPCTITNTSIIVLRAQRGASRSLRHPSISMQNYEL